The genomic region AGAACTTGAGCGCGACCATTACAAAGGTGCGGCAACGCCCGAAGAGGAGCAGAAACCCATTTTGGAAGAGATCTCGGCGGCCCCCTTCGAGCAAAAATGGAGCACGGAAGACGATACGATGCTCAACGACCTGACCGACAGCATGAAAAAACTGCGCCGTCTGGAAAAGGACATTTTCCCGAAGCCCGTAGAACAGTTAGTTGCCGTGCCAAACCCGGAGACGTCGGCAACAGGAGAAGAGGATGCAGGAACGCCTACAGAAGATACTGGCGAGAGCCACTGACCTTTCCCGCCGTTCGGCGGAAGAGGCGATAGAGAAGGGCCTGGTTAAGGTCAACGGCCGTGTTGTGACCAAGCTCGGAACCAAGGCCGATGCCGAGCTGGACAGGATAAGTTATTTAGGAAAACCTGTGCGGCCCATCAGACAAAAGATCTACATTGTCTTCAACAAACCAAGGAACATAATCGTTTCGAAAAAGGACCCAGAAGGGCGAGAGACCATATGGGATAGGCTTCATCCCGAGATGAAGGACGTTCTCAATTCAGCCGGAAGGCTCGATTACGATTCAGAAGGGCTTTTGATACTGACGAACGACGGCGATCTTATCTACAAGCTTACTCATCCGTCGAAAGAGGTTTTTAAGACCTACTTTGTAAAGGTAAAAGGGAAGGTCGAAGACGAAAAGATGGCAAAGCTAAGGAACGGTATCCGCCTTGAGGACGGAATGACCGAGCCGGCAAAGATAAATTTCCTGCGCATGGCGGATTCGAATGCCTGCTATGAGATATCCATAAGAGAAGGGCGCAACAGGCAGGTAAGACGCATGTTCCTGGCCGTCGGTCACGCCGTCCAGCGGTTGCGTCGAACGGAGATGGGCGAGATAAGGCTTGGCACCCTAAAGGTTGGGGAATGGCGGTATCTGAACAAAAAGGAGCTTTATTATATAAAGAAGATCCTCAAGGGTTCCTAGGGTCTGATAATATTGATTACGTCAAATTGTATGGACGTTTCCCACGCAATCCTAAAAAAAATGATGACCGGCCATCTGATAGAACCGGGTGATGTTCTACTTGCCGGTGTTTCGGGAGGCGTCGATTCGGTCGTGTTGTTGGACCTTCTCTATAGGTTTAAGGAGAGGTCTGCAACAAAGGTCTATGCTGCGCATGTGAATTACGGACTCAGAGGGCGCGAATCCAAAAGAGATGAAGCGTTCGTTAAAAAGATCGCGAAGAAATACGGTGTTCCCTATTTTGTGACCAGGCCGGCCAAAGGCAAAAAGGGGAACCTTCAAAATTCCGCCCGTGACCTGCGCTACGATTTTTTCTTGAAGATCGCCGGAGAGGTTGGGGCAAATAAGATAGCGGTAGCACATCATGCAGATGATCAGGCCGAGACCGTCCTTTTACACTTAGCCAGGGGAACCGGTCTTCAGGGTCTTTCCGGGATGCAGGAGAAGAGAAACCTTACGGAAGGCATTTCTCTCATAAGGCCTCTCTTAACGTTCACAAGAGAAGATATTTTAAGGTATGTGAAGGAGAGAGGACTTAAGTTCGTTGAGGATAGCACCAACAGGACCGACAAGTATAACAGGAACGTCATAAGAAATAAGGTTCTGCCGGAACTTAAAAAAGTGAACACCGGCGTTATTTCCGGCATCTGCAAAACCGCGTTCATTATCAGTGAAGATGACAGATATTTGAACGACCAGGCCGCTTTCGCTCTAAAAAAGGCGTCGCCTGCCCGCCGGCCTTTTGGCGGGGACACCATCCCACATGTTACGCTCAAACGGCCTATGCTTGTAAAATACAATGTCGCAATAATGAAAAGGGTGCTTCGCCTTGCCTATGCAAGGCTCACCGGCAGTACGGCGGACCTCCTGACCGATCATATTGAAAAGATGATGTGGATCATCTTCTCTGGCACAAAAGAAGGTCAATATAGCCTACCGAAGGGATGTGAATTTTCGCGCCGGGGCAACAAAATATCCCTTAAAATCAATGTATAACTTTAAATGCTGACAAAAAAACCTTTAAAAATCAAAATACCTTGACAAAGCGTCATAAAATCCGTAGGTTGCGCCCGTTATTAAAAAAAATGATGAGATGACCTTTTAGTGGGCTCTTAGCTCAGTTGGTTAGAGTATCTCCTTGACATGGAGGGGGTCACTGGTTCGAATCCAGTAGGGCCCACCAAAGGGTCATTAGTTGTCTGGCAATTATGGATCTAGAAATACTCAGACACTCCTGTGCGCATGTGATGGCGGATGCGGTCACACAGTTTTTACCCGGAGTTAAGCTTGCAATAGGCCCCTCGATAGAGAACGGTTTCTATTACGACTTTGACTATCAAGGTACGTTTACGCCCGAAGACATGGTGAAGATCGAGGCCAAGATGAACGATATCATCAAGGCTAGGGTCCCGTTTGAGAAGAGCGAAATGACCAAGTTCGAGGCAAAGAAGTTCTTTGCCGAGCGCGGCGAAAAATATAAGCTCGAGATAATCGACGAGCTGAAAGGCGACACGGTCACCATCTATAAACACGGCAACTTCGTGGACCTCTGCCGCGGACCACATCTTAAGGACACAGGCGAGATAAAGGCGTTCAAGCTCCTCAAGGTGGCCGGCGTTTATTGGCGCGGCGACGAAAAGCGCGAACAGCTTCAGAGGATCTATGGCACGGCATTTTCCGATAAGAAGGGCCTCGATGCCTATCTCAAGATGCTTGAAGAGGCCGAGAAACGCGATCACAGAAAACTTGGCACGGAGCTCGATCTTTTCTCGACGCTCGATCAATACGGAGCCGGTCTTGTTCTTTGGCATCCAAAGGGCGGACGCATCCGTAATTCCATAGAGACCTTCTGGAAGGATGAACATTATAAGAACGGTTACGAGTTACTTTATACCCCACACATCGGAAGAAGTACGCTTTGGGAGACATCTGGTCACCTCGATTTTTACAGAGAAGGGATGTATTCACCGATGAACATAGACGGGAACGACTACTACATCAAGCCGATGAACTGTCCGTTCCATATCATGGTCTACATGAGCAAGGCTCGTTCCTACAGGGACCTTCCTCTCCGATGGGCGGAGCTTGGCACGGTCTACCGTTATGAAAAGAGCGGCGTTCTTCACGGTCTTCTTCGCGTTCGCGGGTTCACACAGGACGATGCGCATATCATCTGCACACCCGACCAGATTGAGAGCGAAATAAAAGAGGTGCTTCGATTCTCTCTGTTCATGTGGAAGTCGTTCGGTTTCACCGACATTAAGGCCTATCTTGCAACGCGCCCCGAAAAGGCAGTGGGCGAACCGGCGAGATGGGGCCAGGCTATAGCCGCTCTCAAGGCGGCGGTAACCGAAGAGAACCTTCCCTATGAAATGGATGAAGGCGGCGGCGCTTTTTACGGTCCCAAGATAGACCTCAAGGTAAAGGATGCCCTCGGCCGCGAATGGCAGATGACCACCATTCAGTTTGATTTCAATCTGCCGGAGCGTTTCGACATGAACTTTATCGGTCCTGATGGCGCAAAGCACAGGCCTTACATGGTTCATAGAGCGCTCCTTGGAAGTTTAGAGCGTTTCTTCGGTGTTCTCGTTGAGCATTACGCAGGCGCTTTTCCATTATGGCTCGCGCCAGTTCAGGCGAAGATACTGCTTATAACGGACAGCCAGAAGAAATACGGTGATGAGGTCGCGGCAAGGCTCAAGAAAGAAGGAATTCGCGTGGAGATGGATGACAGGAGCGAAAAATTGGGCCTGAAGATCCGCGAAGCACAGCTCCAAAAGATCCCTTACATGCTTGTCATCGGCG from Deltaproteobacteria bacterium CG11_big_fil_rev_8_21_14_0_20_49_13 harbors:
- a CDS encoding threonine--tRNA ligase, encoding MDLEILRHSCAHVMADAVTQFLPGVKLAIGPSIENGFYYDFDYQGTFTPEDMVKIEAKMNDIIKARVPFEKSEMTKFEAKKFFAERGEKYKLEIIDELKGDTVTIYKHGNFVDLCRGPHLKDTGEIKAFKLLKVAGVYWRGDEKREQLQRIYGTAFSDKKGLDAYLKMLEEAEKRDHRKLGTELDLFSTLDQYGAGLVLWHPKGGRIRNSIETFWKDEHYKNGYELLYTPHIGRSTLWETSGHLDFYREGMYSPMNIDGNDYYIKPMNCPFHIMVYMSKARSYRDLPLRWAELGTVYRYEKSGVLHGLLRVRGFTQDDAHIICTPDQIESEIKEVLRFSLFMWKSFGFTDIKAYLATRPEKAVGEPARWGQAIAALKAAVTEENLPYEMDEGGGAFYGPKIDLKVKDALGREWQMTTIQFDFNLPERFDMNFIGPDGAKHRPYMVHRALLGSLERFFGVLVEHYAGAFPLWLAPVQAKILLITDSQKKYGDEVAARLKKEGIRVEMDDRSEKLGLKIREAQLQKIPYMLVIGAKEAEAGKVAVRGRVKGDLGAIDIDEFIKLALEEVRSRKSEV
- a CDS encoding pseudouridine synthase; protein product: MQERLQKILARATDLSRRSAEEAIEKGLVKVNGRVVTKLGTKADAELDRISYLGKPVRPIRQKIYIVFNKPRNIIVSKKDPEGRETIWDRLHPEMKDVLNSAGRLDYDSEGLLILTNDGDLIYKLTHPSKEVFKTYFVKVKGKVEDEKMAKLRNGIRLEDGMTEPAKINFLRMADSNACYEISIREGRNRQVRRMFLAVGHAVQRLRRTEMGEIRLGTLKVGEWRYLNKKELYYIKKILKGS
- the tilS gene encoding tRNA lysidine(34) synthetase TilS, which gives rise to MDVSHAILKKMMTGHLIEPGDVLLAGVSGGVDSVVLLDLLYRFKERSATKVYAAHVNYGLRGRESKRDEAFVKKIAKKYGVPYFVTRPAKGKKGNLQNSARDLRYDFFLKIAGEVGANKIAVAHHADDQAETVLLHLARGTGLQGLSGMQEKRNLTEGISLIRPLLTFTREDILRYVKERGLKFVEDSTNRTDKYNRNVIRNKVLPELKKVNTGVISGICKTAFIISEDDRYLNDQAAFALKKASPARRPFGGDTIPHVTLKRPMLVKYNVAIMKRVLRLAYARLTGSTADLLTDHIEKMMWIIFSGTKEGQYSLPKGCEFSRRGNKISLKINV